The DNA region AGGGGACACCCCGCCCTGCCACGGAGTCACCGAATGCCCGAACAGGCGGCGACCGTCCCTCGCGTCACGTGCACACCTGCCGCGGAGGATCTGATCCGCACGTTGCAGGCCGAGCACGGCCCGGTGCTGTTCCATCAGTCCGGCGGCTGCTGCGACGGCTCGTCGCCGATGTGCTACCCGCAATCGGACTTCATCGTCGGCGACCGCGACGTGTGCCTCGGCACCATCGCGGACGCGCCGTTCTACATGAGTCCATCGCAGTTCGAGTACTGGCAGCACACGCAACTGATCATCGACGTCGTGCCGGGCCGCGGCGGCATGTTCTCGCTCGAGAACGGCAGGGAAGTGCGCTTCCTCACGCGATCGCGGTTGTTCGACGAGCAGGAGGCCGCGTCGCTCGCGCCCGTCACGACGGGCGCCTGAGTCCCGGATCTCCCAGTCCTAGCCCCGAACCCTGAGCCCGAGTCCCCGAGCCTTGAGCAACGACAATCTTCCCGAAGTGTGGATGCGCGGCCCTGTCGAGGGCGTCGCGCCCGAACTGCAACCGGTTGCGCACTCGTTCCTGCAGGTGCGCGAGGAGATCGAACGATTCGCCGCCGACCTCACGCCCGCGCAGCTGTGGGCGCGGCCGGGCGGCGCCGGCTCGATCGGCTTCCACCTGCGCCACATCGCGGGCGCCACCGACCGTCTCCTCACGTACGCGCGCGACGAGGCCCTCACCGCCGAGCAACTCGCGTGGCTGAAGGCGGAGGCCGATCCTGGCGCGCCGCCAGCCGGCGCCAGGGAAACGCTGGAGGTCGCCTGTGCCGCCATCGATCGGGCGCTCGCGCAGGTGCGCGGCACCGACGTGGCCAGGTTGCTCGATGCGCGCGGCGTGGGACGGGCCAGGCTGCCCACCACGGTTCTCGGCTTGCTGTTTCATGCGGCCGAGCACGCCACGCGGCACGCCGGGCAGATTGCGACGATGCGGAAGATCGTCCTGGGCTAGTCGCCGAGGAGCCGCCGCCAGAGGGGTTCGAGTGCCTCCACGACGGGGGCGGGCGACACCGCCTGGCCTCCCGGGTGCCAGGCTCCCTGGAACTCGGCGATCTCGACGCCGACCACCTCGCCCTCTGCCACCGCGGTCGACAGGTCGTGCACCTGCGCGAGCGTGAGTCCGCCTGCCACCGAGTAGTCGGTCGGGACGATCCCCGGTTCGAGCACGTCGCAATCGAGGTGTACGTAGGCCGGTCGCCCCATCAGCGCGGCCCTGAGATCCTGGGCGACGCGTGAGCCGATCCTGACCACTCGGATGCCGCTGGTCTCGATCACCTCCTGTTCGGCGGGGTCGAGGTCGCGCGTCCCGACCAGGACCACGTTGGCGAGCGCGATCCCGGCGCCGAGTCCGGAGTTCCAGAGCCCTGCCGCCCCTGCCACTGCCATGCCGCCGAGATACCCGCTGGAGGTGGTGGCCGGCGTGTTGAGGTCGGCGTGCGCGTCGAGCCACACGAGGCAGGCGTCTGGCCGGTGCCGCGCGACGATCGGCACGGTGCCCAGGGCGGCGGCGCAGCGGGTGAGTGCCGTGATCGGGGTGGCGCCCCGCGTCATCGCGCGATCGATCACCTCCGCCAGCGTCCTGAGGTCGGCCGACGCGGCGGCGAGCTCCACGTCCCACGCCGCGGCCAGCGCTGGCGCCTGGTGGCCGACGCGCGCGATGTGCACGCCGAGCCGGGTCGCGAGGTGGCCTGCCATCGCGGCCGCCCCGGGCACCGCGAGATCGTTGCGGTCGCCGGCGCGCCCCTCGTACACGGTCAGCGCGATCGAGGTCATGCGGCAGGTGGCGCTACCGGCCTGGCGTGGGCGCCGGCCGGGTGTCGTGCGGGCGGGTGAACTGGCGTGCGATGGCGTCGCGCAACGGCCGCGAGAGCGTCAGCCGCTCGAGCGTGATCGGGGCTCCGGCGCGCGACACGGTGCGCCGCTGGCTCACGGCTGCAGACGATGTGGGGGCGGGAGAGTCGCGTTGGTTCATGTGGGGCTCAGTGTCTCCGTCGTCGTGAGCGGTGGGCGAGTGCTGCGCACAGGCTCACCTCGAGCATCGTCAGCAGTCCGGGCTCGCCGACGAGCAGTGTGCTCGCTTCTGCGCGGAACATCGGCGTTTCTCCGTCCGGATCCCAGGGCCCTGTGAGTACGAATTCCTTCCGCTCCAGGCGCGAGAGGAAGCCGAGATGCTCAGGAAGGGAGCCATCGAACACGGGGGTTCCGGCCGCCCAACTACGCGGGCTCCACAGGGACAGATACGCCCTGTCGATGCCCATGATGTGAGGGCCGCCGACAGGTTCGAACCAGAACTCGAGGAACAGGTCGTACGGGAACACCTCGAGCCGCGAGTACGGCGCGATCCGATCGGTGAAATCGATGCCGTCGATGGAGAAGTGCCCGGTTGGTTCGGCGCCGTCAGAGTAGTCGGGATCGAACCGACAGGAGCTGTACTCTTGCCCGTTCGCGTTGCACGGCATCGTCGGGTCCCACGTGACCTCGCCGGCAAACGTGCTATCGACCTTGCCGCCGACCGACGACAGGTCTGTCGTGCCCTTGAACCTCAGCGTGACAGGCGCGGCGGTCGCGTGACCGGCCAAGGTGCAGATGATCACGACGAGCAGCCACGAGCGCCGGCACATGGACCGTCCTCCTGCGATGGCCCTCGACAGGACTCCTGCGCGGTACTCGACAGGGTACTTCCGGGCACAAGCGAGCGCAACACCGCGGGAGCGGCCTGAGA from Luteitalea sp. TBR-22 includes:
- a CDS encoding DUF779 domain-containing protein; this translates as MPEQAATVPRVTCTPAAEDLIRTLQAEHGPVLFHQSGGCCDGSSPMCYPQSDFIVGDRDVCLGTIADAPFYMSPSQFEYWQHTQLIIDVVPGRGGMFSLENGREVRFLTRSRLFDEQEAASLAPVTTGA
- a CDS encoding DinB family protein yields the protein MRGPVEGVAPELQPVAHSFLQVREEIERFAADLTPAQLWARPGGAGSIGFHLRHIAGATDRLLTYARDEALTAEQLAWLKAEADPGAPPAGARETLEVACAAIDRALAQVRGTDVARLLDARGVGRARLPTTVLGLLFHAAEHATRHAGQIATMRKIVLG
- a CDS encoding arginase family protein; protein product: MTSIALTVYEGRAGDRNDLAVPGAAAMAGHLATRLGVHIARVGHQAPALAAAWDVELAAASADLRTLAEVIDRAMTRGATPITALTRCAAALGTVPIVARHRPDACLVWLDAHADLNTPATTSSGYLGGMAVAGAAGLWNSGLGAGIALANVVLVGTRDLDPAEQEVIETSGIRVVRIGSRVAQDLRAALMGRPAYVHLDCDVLEPGIVPTDYSVAGGLTLAQVHDLSTAVAEGEVVGVEIAEFQGAWHPGGQAVSPAPVVEALEPLWRRLLGD